The proteins below are encoded in one region of Ferruginibacter lapsinanis:
- the feoB gene encoding ferrous iron transport protein B: protein MTKHINIALVGNPNSGKSSLFNVLTGLNQQVGNFPGVTVDKKTGKCAIGENLSATIIDLPGTYSLYPKRADEWVAYKVLLQQDSDIKPDMVVLVADASNLKRNLLFCSQIIDLKIPVVVALSMMDLANSKGTQIDINGLERELGVPVVMINPRKNKGVPQLKKIIEQTALNIGVPAKDFINSYALAEDAIDDVKKLVPGLSAYTALHYLINHENFILDTALQNSIEAVEEKNKFNPTKTQAEEIMQRYGRIKHIMQQTVVEADPLKKALLTEKLDDIFLHKRLGYLILIVVLFLLFQSVFWIAQYPMDAIEWIFGKLSGFLTTVLPQVWWSDLLINGVVAGLSGILVFVPQIMILFALITLLEDTGYMARISFLTDKLMRKVGLNGKSVMPMISGFACAVPAIMSARNIENRKERLLTIMVTPFMSCSARLPVYTILIALVIPSKLYFGFLSLQGLVMMGLYLLGVVMALIVSYIMKFFINIKEKSFFILELPVYRAPRWKNALTTMIEKAKIFVFDAGKIIMVISLLLWTLSTYGPKERMAKVTAKYDRMVVSDPQKADEINKHRKTELLQNSFAGILGKSIEPSIRPLGYDWKIGIAIITSFAAREVFVGTMATLYSVGDNADENNSTLRQKMQAAVRADGTKVYDLATGLSLLVFYALAMQCMSTLAVVKRETRSWKWPAIQLVYMTGLAYLLSWLVYIIFK, encoded by the coding sequence TTGACAAAGCATATCAACATAGCATTAGTAGGTAACCCCAACAGCGGGAAAAGTTCGCTATTTAATGTGCTTACCGGCTTAAATCAGCAGGTAGGTAATTTTCCGGGAGTAACGGTAGATAAAAAGACCGGAAAGTGTGCCATTGGCGAAAACCTGTCTGCTACCATTATTGATCTGCCCGGAACCTATAGCCTTTACCCAAAACGGGCAGATGAGTGGGTGGCTTACAAAGTACTGTTACAACAAGATTCAGATATTAAGCCAGATATGGTGGTATTGGTGGCCGATGCCAGCAACCTTAAAAGAAATTTATTGTTCTGTTCCCAGATCATTGATTTAAAAATTCCTGTAGTGGTGGCCTTGTCCATGATGGATCTGGCAAACAGTAAAGGAACGCAGATCGATATTAATGGACTGGAAAGAGAGTTGGGAGTGCCGGTTGTAATGATCAATCCAAGAAAGAACAAAGGGGTTCCTCAACTGAAAAAGATCATTGAACAAACGGCTTTAAATATTGGGGTGCCGGCAAAAGACTTTATCAATAGTTATGCATTGGCAGAAGACGCCATAGATGATGTAAAGAAATTAGTGCCAGGATTAAGTGCTTATACAGCCCTACACTATCTGATCAATCACGAAAACTTTATTCTCGATACTGCATTACAAAATAGTATTGAAGCAGTTGAAGAAAAAAATAAATTCAATCCAACTAAAACACAGGCAGAAGAAATAATGCAGCGCTATGGCCGCATTAAACATATCATGCAACAAACTGTGGTAGAAGCAGACCCTTTAAAGAAGGCGTTGTTAACCGAAAAACTGGATGATATTTTTCTGCACAAAAGATTGGGCTATCTTATTTTAATAGTGGTGTTGTTTCTCTTGTTCCAAAGCGTATTTTGGATTGCACAATACCCGATGGATGCCATAGAATGGATCTTTGGTAAACTAAGTGGATTTTTAACAACAGTATTGCCGCAGGTTTGGTGGAGTGATCTGTTGATTAACGGAGTGGTGGCAGGGTTGAGTGGTATATTGGTTTTTGTGCCTCAGATAATGATATTGTTTGCCTTGATAACTTTATTGGAGGATACCGGCTATATGGCAAGGATCAGTTTTTTAACTGATAAACTGATGCGTAAAGTGGGCCTGAACGGAAAAAGTGTTATGCCGATGATCAGTGGTTTTGCCTGTGCAGTGCCGGCTATCATGAGTGCAAGAAATATTGAGAATAGAAAAGAGCGGTTACTAACGATAATGGTTACGCCATTTATGAGTTGCAGTGCCAGGCTGCCAGTGTATACTATTTTGATCGCATTGGTCATTCCTTCAAAATTATATTTTGGTTTTTTAAGCCTGCAAGGGTTGGTGATGATGGGACTTTATTTACTCGGTGTTGTTATGGCACTCATCGTGTCATACATCATGAAATTTTTCATTAACATAAAAGAGAAAAGCTTTTTTATTTTAGAATTACCTGTGTACAGAGCACCCAGATGGAAAAATGCATTAACGACCATGATCGAAAAAGCAAAGATCTTTGTTTTTGATGCAGGTAAAATAATTATGGTAATCAGTTTACTGTTGTGGACATTGAGTACCTATGGTCCGAAAGAAAGAATGGCTAAAGTAACGGCTAAGTACGACCGAATGGTAGTGTCCGATCCGCAAAAAGCTGACGAAATAAACAAGCACAGAAAAACAGAGTTGTTGCAAAATTCATTTGCAGGTATTCTCGGAAAATCAATAGAACCGAGTATTCGTCCGTTAGGCTATGATTGGAAAATTGGAATTGCGATAATTACATCCTTTGCGGCAAGAGAAGTTTTTGTTGGTACGATGGCTACACTGTATAGTGTGGGAGATAATGCTGATGAAAATAACAGTACCCTAAGACAAAAAATGCAGGCGGCGGTAAGAGCGGATGGAACTAAAGTATATGATCTTGCAACCGGATTATCCCTATTGGTGTTTTATGCCTTAGCTATGCAATGTATGAGCACACTTGCTGTTGTAAAAAGAGAAACTCGTAGTTGGAAATGGCCTGCGATTCAGTTAGTGTATATGACAGGCTTGGCTTACCTGCTGAGTTGGTTGGTATATATTATTTTTAAATGA
- a CDS encoding PadR family transcriptional regulator has translation MNIDNTASQMRKGVLEFCILSVIKQGEAYPSDIIDKMKAANLNIFEGTLYPLLTRLKNAEFLTYRWVESNSGPPRKYFSLTEKGATFYKELEATWNELANAVKALSDAEQTHFNNNFNNPD, from the coding sequence ATGAATATTGATAACACAGCAAGCCAGATGCGTAAGGGAGTTTTGGAGTTTTGTATTCTTTCGGTAATAAAACAGGGAGAAGCTTATCCCTCAGATATTATTGATAAGATGAAAGCAGCCAACCTCAATATATTTGAAGGTACCCTATATCCGCTCCTTACCAGATTAAAAAACGCAGAGTTCTTAACCTACCGTTGGGTAGAAAGTAATAGTGGTCCCCCACGTAAATATTTTTCATTAACCGAAAAAGGAGCCACATTTTATAAAGAGCTTGAAGCAACCTGGAATGAATTGGCAAATGCGGTGAAAGCGCTTTCGGATGCTGAACAAACCCATTTTAATAACAACTTCAACAACCCCGATTAA
- a CDS encoding SRPBCC family protein, with product MEKAYQYSFETIWQVKAPLQKVWKAIYEQEKWPDWWRGVISVETLQEGDETDLGKKVRYTWRSILPYTLTFDMESCNIQEPFILEGIAYGELEGEGKWRFLEENGVTTLQYNWDVNTTKKWMNNLRPVLKPLFKWNHDVVMKRGARGLAKKLNAELVRY from the coding sequence ATGGAAAAGGCCTATCAATACTCATTTGAAACAATCTGGCAAGTAAAAGCGCCACTTCAAAAAGTGTGGAAAGCTATTTATGAACAGGAAAAATGGCCTGATTGGTGGCGAGGAGTTATTAGTGTAGAAACTCTTCAGGAAGGAGATGAAACAGATCTGGGTAAAAAAGTAAGATATACCTGGAGAAGTATTTTACCGTATACATTAACGTTTGACATGGAATCCTGCAATATCCAGGAGCCCTTTATTTTAGAGGGAATAGCTTATGGTGAATTGGAAGGAGAAGGGAAATGGCGTTTCCTGGAAGAAAATGGTGTTACTACTCTCCAATATAACTGGGATGTAAACACTACAAAAAAATGGATGAATAATTTAAGACCCGTTTTAAAACCTTTATTCAAATGGAATCATGATGTGGTAATGAAACGTGGAGCAAGAGGATTAGCCAAAAAGTTAAACGCAGAATTGGTGAGGTATTAA
- a CDS encoding PspC domain-containing protein — protein sequence MKQVININFHGQVVPIEVSAFDILKKYTESLGRYFANEEGKEEIINDIESRIGELFQERLKKGATCITDDDVNAIIKSMGRPEDFETVEENTSSASAGPSEQSNPNAGNATATPKRLYRNENDKVIGGVCSGLANYFGLDPILVRIIFVVISLAFGTGILAYFIMWVAVPSTATAEIGGTRKKLYRDSDDKIIAGVGSGIGNYFGVSAWIPRVLFLLPFLSFVFKWGHFGFLNFPDFLRFSFSPGALIVYIILWLVLPEAVTTAEKLEMKGEKVDLNSIKNSVMEEMKGVQGRAEKFGTEAAKFAEEKGKTVGSEMGSVARRSSRSLGDVIVFLVKAFAYFVIGCVGFALVAALFAFAIAAIGVFPLKDFLLRDGWQSVLAWGTLLFFVAVPVIGVITWIIRRLAKAKGNRKIIRFSFISLWIVGWVCFIFLLALVSKDFRTSNDIAEHEIALSNPSVSGLEFVGPDDLILQNKKNRWLKISPFAGVTDEDTVFVNNVHFRILKSPNDSFQLTIIKLANGYSRQNADSLASLIDYVPVQKDSIVQMPSGIAITTKSKFRNQHVVINVYVPVGKKIKINQNIWESEPEKISIGIDSEGSWDDYWGNEERGWTTNVEYIMKADGLYTLDGNSVKEGRHGNHKLKIDEHGVEIRDGNNHIKIDANGVNIITDDKDEIKQRRFDSLEAKQEREKDSVNRALEQKQLKEKEKILKESPSAYTSPIGLPIMNSMM from the coding sequence ATGAAACAAGTAATAAACATAAACTTCCACGGACAAGTAGTTCCTATAGAAGTATCTGCGTTTGATATACTTAAAAAATATACCGAAAGTCTCGGTCGTTATTTTGCTAATGAGGAAGGCAAGGAAGAGATCATTAATGATATAGAAAGCCGTATTGGCGAACTTTTTCAGGAACGTCTTAAAAAAGGAGCTACCTGTATTACTGATGACGATGTAAATGCGATCATTAAAAGTATGGGCAGACCGGAAGATTTTGAAACAGTTGAAGAGAATACTTCTTCTGCATCTGCCGGTCCTTCTGAACAATCTAATCCAAATGCAGGTAATGCAACAGCTACGCCTAAACGCTTATATAGAAATGAAAATGATAAAGTAATAGGTGGTGTATGTTCAGGGCTGGCAAATTATTTCGGTCTTGATCCTATCTTGGTAAGAATAATTTTTGTGGTGATAAGTCTTGCTTTTGGTACAGGAATATTGGCTTACTTTATTATGTGGGTAGCGGTGCCAAGTACAGCTACCGCAGAAATTGGAGGCACAAGGAAAAAACTATACAGAGACTCCGATGATAAGATAATAGCAGGTGTAGGTAGTGGTATCGGAAACTACTTTGGTGTTAGTGCATGGATCCCTCGTGTATTATTTCTACTGCCATTTTTATCTTTTGTTTTCAAATGGGGGCATTTTGGTTTTTTAAATTTTCCCGATTTTTTAAGATTCAGCTTTAGCCCGGGTGCATTGATCGTATACATTATTTTATGGTTGGTTTTACCCGAAGCTGTAACAACTGCCGAAAAATTAGAGATGAAAGGAGAAAAGGTGGATCTGAATTCTATCAAAAATTCTGTGATGGAAGAAATGAAAGGAGTACAGGGACGTGCCGAAAAATTTGGAACCGAAGCAGCAAAATTTGCTGAAGAAAAAGGAAAAACCGTTGGCTCAGAAATGGGAAGCGTAGCAAGAAGGAGTAGTCGTTCATTAGGAGATGTGATCGTATTTTTAGTAAAAGCGTTTGCCTATTTTGTAATAGGATGTGTTGGGTTTGCATTGGTGGCTGCGTTATTTGCTTTTGCGATAGCCGCAATTGGAGTATTTCCATTAAAAGATTTTTTACTGAGAGATGGATGGCAAAGTGTATTGGCATGGGGTACATTACTATTCTTTGTGGCTGTACCGGTTATTGGTGTAATTACATGGATCATACGCAGATTAGCTAAAGCAAAAGGCAATCGTAAAATAATACGTTTTTCTTTTATCAGTCTTTGGATCGTAGGATGGGTTTGCTTTATCTTTTTACTGGCATTGGTAAGCAAAGATTTTAGAACAAGTAATGATATAGCCGAACATGAAATAGCATTGTCGAATCCTTCGGTAAGTGGTTTGGAATTCGTTGGCCCTGATGATTTAATACTACAAAACAAAAAGAACAGATGGTTGAAAATTTCGCCTTTTGCCGGTGTAACTGATGAAGACACCGTGTTTGTGAATAATGTTCACTTCAGGATCTTAAAATCACCTAATGATAGTTTTCAACTAACGATCATTAAACTGGCCAATGGCTATAGTCGTCAGAATGCGGATAGCCTGGCTTCACTGATTGACTATGTACCTGTTCAGAAAGATTCAATTGTACAAATGCCTTCAGGTATTGCAATTACAACAAAATCAAAGTTTCGTAATCAACATGTAGTGATCAATGTATATGTGCCGGTTGGAAAAAAGATAAAGATCAATCAGAATATCTGGGAATCAGAGCCTGAAAAGATCAGCATTGGTATCGATAGCGAAGGTAGCTGGGATGATTATTGGGGAAATGAAGAAAGAGGCTGGACAACTAATGTAGAGTATATCATGAAAGCTGATGGCTTATATACGTTGGATGGCAACTCTGTTAAAGAAGGACGGCACGGGAATCATAAATTGAAAATTGATGAGCATGGGGTAGAAATAAGAGATGGTAACAATCATATAAAGATTGATGCGAATGGAG